From a region of the Sesamum indicum cultivar Zhongzhi No. 13 linkage group LG3, S_indicum_v1.0, whole genome shotgun sequence genome:
- the LOC105157934 gene encoding uncharacterized protein LOC105157934 isoform X2, which yields MGEESNKALSLSADSPFARLPDHLLIEIFIRVPIVEWGQLSCVNKYWANLFREDCLWHAALIRCFPLAGQGKRWPGPIPRGMSKRRFAALYLSKCIFPLDDELSEIVGHTCLFLKEQLEISTMPPPSGILHGTIIDQFIACGTSRDRAHELASSIWLAVIDNLEDNHQTFHLLKRLAFEGDVFLPYPYSRSYKVEWKIFERLFTDFRDCLRNADYYDLMACAKQKFQPIPATWLGY from the exons ATGGGAGAAGAGAGCAACAAAGCCTTGTCACTTTCTGCTGATTCTCCTTTTGCACGTCTCCCCGATCATCTATTGATAGAAATCTTTATTCGTGTTCCCATTGTGGAGTGGGGGCAGCTCTCATGTGTTAATAAGTACTGGGCTAATTTGTTTCGGGAGGACTGCTTGTGGCATGCTGCTCTTATCCGATGTTTTCCTTTGGCTGGTCAAGGTAAAAGGTGGCCAGGCCCTATTCCTCGCGGGATGAGCAAAAG GAGGTTTGCTGCTCTGTATTTGAGTAAATGTATCTTCCCACTAGATGATGAGTTAAGTGAGATTGTAGGTCATACATGCTTGTTTCTGAAGGAGCAGCTTGAAATTTCAACCATGCCTCCTCCGTCCGGGATACTTCATGGAACCATTATAG ATCAGTTTATTGCATGTGGGACGTCAAGGGACAGGGCCCACGAGCTCGCATCATCGATTTGGTTGGCTGTTATTGACAACTTAGAGGACAATCATCAAACATTTCACTTGCTTAAACGTCTTGCTTTCGAGGGAGAT GTTTTTCTGCCGTATCCATACTCGAGGTCATACAAAGTTGAGTGGAAGATATTTGAAAGGCTTTTTACAGATTTTCGTGACTGTTTGCGCAATGCAGATTACTATGATTTAATGGCTTGTGCCAAACAAAAGTTTCAACCAATACCAGCTACTTGGCTAGGTTACTAG
- the LOC105157934 gene encoding uncharacterized protein LOC105157934 isoform X1 has protein sequence MGEESNKALSLSADSPFARLPDHLLIEIFIRVPIVEWGQLSCVNKYWANLFREDCLWHAALIRCFPLAGQGKRWPGPIPRGMSKRRFAALYLSKCIFPLDDELSEIVGHTCLFLKEQLEISTMPPPSGILHGTIIADQFIACGTSRDRAHELASSIWLAVIDNLEDNHQTFHLLKRLAFEGDVFLPYPYSRSYKVEWKIFERLFTDFRDCLRNADYYDLMACAKQKFQPIPATWLGY, from the exons ATGGGAGAAGAGAGCAACAAAGCCTTGTCACTTTCTGCTGATTCTCCTTTTGCACGTCTCCCCGATCATCTATTGATAGAAATCTTTATTCGTGTTCCCATTGTGGAGTGGGGGCAGCTCTCATGTGTTAATAAGTACTGGGCTAATTTGTTTCGGGAGGACTGCTTGTGGCATGCTGCTCTTATCCGATGTTTTCCTTTGGCTGGTCAAGGTAAAAGGTGGCCAGGCCCTATTCCTCGCGGGATGAGCAAAAG GAGGTTTGCTGCTCTGTATTTGAGTAAATGTATCTTCCCACTAGATGATGAGTTAAGTGAGATTGTAGGTCATACATGCTTGTTTCTGAAGGAGCAGCTTGAAATTTCAACCATGCCTCCTCCGTCCGGGATACTTCATGGAACCATTATAG CAGATCAGTTTATTGCATGTGGGACGTCAAGGGACAGGGCCCACGAGCTCGCATCATCGATTTGGTTGGCTGTTATTGACAACTTAGAGGACAATCATCAAACATTTCACTTGCTTAAACGTCTTGCTTTCGAGGGAGAT GTTTTTCTGCCGTATCCATACTCGAGGTCATACAAAGTTGAGTGGAAGATATTTGAAAGGCTTTTTACAGATTTTCGTGACTGTTTGCGCAATGCAGATTACTATGATTTAATGGCTTGTGCCAAACAAAAGTTTCAACCAATACCAGCTACTTGGCTAGGTTACTAG
- the LOC105157935 gene encoding uncharacterized protein LOC105157935, whose protein sequence is MDFFKLKKFRNAHKPNANNVTQDQPVPQPEEPKNGSGDLLGKSVNVDSTNAEMEDDDDDFITNEVKRRLKELRRNSFMVLIPEETSPADEEEEEEEGETSSSEWRDVEAEGRQFWSGFDAVYDIYCERMLFFDRSSSQQLLEVGSHVVSTPSPRSASKKLASPLACLSLRKFEAPEEEVEHLQQPVSDPHHDLENAYVAQVCLTWEALHCQYTQLSQKISCQPESPTSYNHSAQQFQQFQVLLQRFIENEPFEHGSRPEIYARTRKSLPKLLQVPKIQASEEKSTGGEEASNLKVLAPDLIRIIESSILSFRQFIKMEKKKSGGARKVFGNQNQMATPLQQIQSSVEKKAMKLKELWKRSRSYKKKSWPSTAEDVEMLLGLVDVKVLTRVVRMMKISKEQLFWCEEKMKKLGLCDGKLHREPSPVLFPC, encoded by the exons ATGGATTTTTTCAAACTGAAGAAGTTTAGGAATGCCCACAAACCTAACGCCAACAATGTCACACAAGACCAGCCAGTGCCTCAGCCAGAGGAGCCCAAGAATGGGAGTGGCGATCTATTGGGTAAATCAGTTAATGTTGATTCTACCAATGCTGAAAtggaagatgatgatgatgatttcaTCACAAATGAGGTGAAGAGGAGGCTCAAAGAGCTGAGAAGAAACAGCTTCATGGTATTGATACCCGAGGAAACTTCTCCAGctgatgaggaagaagaagaggaagaggggGAGACCAGCTCTAGTGAATGGAGGGATGTAGAAGCCGAAGGCCGACAGTTCTGGTCTGGTTTTGATGCTGTGTATGACATATACTGTGAGCGCATGCTGTTTTTCGACCGCTCAAGTTCTCAGCAACTGCTAGAAGTTG GTTCTCATGTTGTTTCAACTCCGTCACCAAGATCTGCATCCAAAAAGCTTGCTTCTCCTCTCGCATGCCTTTCCTTAAGAAAATTTGAGGCACCGGAAGAGGAAGTTGAGCACCTACAGCAGCCAGTTAGTGACCCTCATCATGATCTTGAAAATGCATATGTGGCCCAAGTATGCTTGACTTGGGAGGCACTCCACTGCCAATACACGCAATTGAGTCAGAAAATATCCTGCCAACCTGAAAGTCCCACCTCTTACAACCATAGCGCTCAACAGTTTCAGCAGTTCCAGGTCTTATTGCAGAGGTTCATTGAAAATGAACCTTTTGAACATGGCTCAAGGCCAGAAATCTATGCACGAACAAGAAAGTCATTGCCCAAACTGCTCCAGGTTCCAAAAATCCAAG CTTCTGAAGAGAAAAGCACAGGAGGAGAAGAGGCGTCAAATCTTAAGGTTCTTGCCCCAGATTTAATCAGAATAATTGAAAGCTCCATCTTAAGTTTTCGCCAATTCATTAagatggagaagaaaaaatcGGGGGGTGCACGTAAAGTGTTTGGAAATCAGAACCAGATGGCAACACCCCTTCAGCAGATTCAATCGTCAGTTGAGAAG AAAGCAATGAAACTGAAGGAGCTGTGGAAGAGGAGCAGGAgctataaaaagaaatcatgGCCAAGTACAGCAGAGGATGTGGAAATGTTGCTTGGACTTGTTGATGTGAAGGTGTTGACAAGGGTTGTGCGGATGATGAAAATTAGCAAAGAGCAATTGTTTTGGTGTGaagaaaagatgaagaaattGGGTTTATGTGATGGGAAATTGCATAGGGAGCCGTCACCCGTCCTTTTTCCTTGTTAG